The following proteins come from a genomic window of Mus musculus strain 129S1/SvImJ chromosome 17 genomic scaffold, GRCm38.p6 alternate locus group 129S1/SvImJ 129S1/SVIMJ_MMCHR17_CTG2:
- the H2-T10 gene encoding histocompatibility 2, T region locus 10 precursor (The RefSeq protein has 7 substitutions, 1 frameshift, 1 non-frameshifting indel compared to this genomic sequence), giving the protein MSWVLRAAVVCALLLQLDARSSWIPLGSHSLRYFYTAVSRPGLGEPWFIIVGYVDDMQVLRFSSKEETPRMAPWLEQEEADDWEQQTRIVTIQGQLSERNLMTLVHFYNKSMDDSHTLQWLQGCDVEPDRHLCLWYNQLAYDSEDLPTLSENPSSCTVGNSTVPQISQHLEGHCSDLLQKYLEKGKERLLRSDPPKAHVTRHPRPEGDVTLRCWALGFYPADITLTWQKDGEELTQDMEFVETRPAGDGTFQKWAAVVVPLGKVQSYTCHVDHEGLPEPLTLRWEPAWYQKPWIWIVATVFSILLICLCVARICMKKNAGGRGRRDTQEAGRDSPQDSSKTVVDDEEMGVCFWKIKYCKTCLGHSSGTSVGESLLSP; this is encoded by the exons ATGTCCTGGGTCCTCAGGGCTGCTGTGGTCTGCGCCCTTCTCCTGCAGCTGGATGCCAGACCATCCTGGACTCGGATCCCTTTGG GTTCACACTCGCTTAGGTATTTCTACACCGCTGTGTCCCGGCCTGGCCTTGGGGAGCCCTGGTTCATAATTGTCCGCTATGTGGACGACATGCAGGTCCTGCGCTTCAGCAGCAAGGAGGAGACTCCGAGGATGGCACCCTggctggagcaggaggaagcAGATGACTGGGAACAGCAGACTCGTATAGTCACAATTCAAGGACAGCTGTCTGAAAGGAATCTGATGACCCTGGTTCATTTTTACAACAAGAGCATGGACG ACTCTCACACACTACAGTGGCTGCAGGGCTGCGATGTGGAGCCAGATCGGCACCTGTGTCTCTGGTACAACCAGCTCGCCTATGATAGCGAGGATCTCCCCACCCTGAGCGAAAACCCAAGTTCCTGTACAGTGGGAAAACAGTGGGA CAGCACTGTACCTCAGATCTCTCAGCACCTGGAGGGCCACTGCTCAGATCTGCTGCAGAAATACctggaaaaagggaaggagaggctgCTGCGTTCAG ACCCCCCAAAGGCACATGTGACCCGTCACCCCAGACCTGAAGGTGATGTCACCCTGAGGTGCTGGGCCCTGGGTTTCTACCCTGCTGACATCACCCTGACCTGGCAGAAGGATGGGGAGGAGCTGACCCAAGAAGTGGAGTTTGTGGAGACCAGGCCTGCAGGGGATGGAACCTTCCAGAAGTGGGCAGCTGTGGTGGTGCCTCTTGGAAAGGTGCAGAGTTACACGTGCCATGTGGACCATGAGGGGCTGCCTGAGCCCCTCACCCTGAGATGGG AGCCTGCATGGTACCAAAAGCCTTGGATTTGGATTGTTGCCACGGTTTTTTCCATTTTGCTCATTTGTCTCTGTGTGGCTCGCAGACCCATGAAGAAGAATGCAG GTGGGAGAGGAAGGCGTGACACCCAAGAAGCAG GCAGAGACAGTCCCCAAGACTCTAGCAAGACTGTTGTGGATGATGAG